One Oceanotoga teriensis DNA segment encodes these proteins:
- a CDS encoding ATP-binding cassette domain-containing protein codes for MRLETINLEKNYGFKTALKETNITFEKNGIYGLLGPNGAGKSTLMKIICDIIKPSFGEILFENDNKKGRKELKKILGYLPQDFGLLDELSGYEFLEYLSVLKGIKKSVYKKRINDLLVYMNIFNVRNKPLISYSGGMKQRIGIIQSLLNNPKILILDEPTVGLDPSERNNFKNLLSEISSERIIILSTHIVSDIENIADDIIMMDEGSIIKEDNYSNFIKSIKGKIWKKQIKKEDEKERSIIEDNYIIIQEVNRGDFLEFRIISNNEVKDAEKISDITLEDAYFYYVKSKSKIFKFMRND; via the coding sequence ATGAGACTTGAGACTATAAATTTAGAAAAAAATTATGGATTTAAAACAGCACTTAAAGAAACAAATATAACTTTTGAAAAAAATGGAATATATGGATTGTTAGGACCTAATGGAGCTGGCAAATCAACTTTGATGAAAATAATATGTGACATTATAAAACCAAGTTTTGGAGAAATATTGTTTGAAAATGATAATAAAAAAGGAAGAAAAGAATTAAAGAAAATTTTGGGTTATTTGCCACAAGATTTTGGATTATTAGATGAATTAAGTGGTTATGAATTTCTTGAATATCTTTCTGTATTAAAGGGAATAAAAAAAAGTGTATATAAAAAAAGAATAAATGATCTTTTAGTATATATGAATATATTTAATGTAAGAAATAAACCTCTTATAAGTTATTCTGGAGGAATGAAACAAAGAATAGGAATAATACAATCATTGTTGAATAATCCTAAAATTTTAATACTTGATGAACCAACTGTAGGTCTTGATCCTTCTGAAAGAAATAATTTTAAAAATCTTTTATCTGAAATTTCTTCAGAAAGAATAATAATTTTATCAACTCATATAGTAAGCGATATAGAAAATATTGCAGATGACATAATAATGATGGATGAAGGAAGTATTATAAAAGAAGATAATTATTCTAATTTTATAAAAAGTATAAAAGGAAAAATTTGGAAAAAGCAAATAAAAAAAGAAGATGAAAAAGAAAGAAGTATTATTGAAGATAATTATATTATAATTCAAGAAGTTAATAGAGGTGATTTTTTAGAGTTCAGAATAATTTCTAATAATGAAGTTAAAGATGCAGAAAAAATTTCTGATATTACTTTAGAAGATGCATATTTTTATTATGTTAAAAGTAAAAGTAAAATTTTTAAATTTATGAGGAATGATTGA
- a CDS encoding ABC transporter permease, with translation MKYINFLIQEIKNVFKINFIRYKMYTFTNFAITYLIFAGIFNGINGLNNRPLNNIEQTLYIMGYMMWMYTMSGINHPANEILYMRQSGILERLYLGNFSFITVLNTNIIANIINQSIKVFTIGLIGFLSLKPNISVEIILKSIFIFIPTIMGVYGIGIMSSALVLKFKRIGQLNQLLSYALLFISGIFIPFSKLPLIIQIISKSFTLGQGVELIQSLIINDKTNVFLSQDYLLLWIIAIFWIFFGIITFLIIEKSAKKKGSLVGY, from the coding sequence ATGAAATATATAAATTTTTTAATTCAAGAAATAAAAAACGTTTTTAAAATTAATTTTATAAGATATAAAATGTATACATTTACAAACTTTGCAATAACTTATCTAATATTTGCGGGTATATTTAATGGAATAAATGGACTAAATAATAGACCATTAAATAACATAGAACAAACATTGTATATAATGGGGTATATGATGTGGATGTATACAATGTCAGGCATAAATCATCCTGCCAATGAAATACTTTATATGAGACAATCCGGAATACTTGAGAGATTATATTTAGGAAATTTTTCATTCATAACTGTTCTAAACACAAACATAATAGCAAATATAATAAATCAATCAATAAAAGTTTTTACAATAGGATTAATAGGCTTTTTAAGTTTAAAACCAAACATAAGTGTAGAAATAATACTAAAAAGTATTTTTATATTCATACCTACAATAATGGGAGTATACGGAATAGGAATAATGTCTTCAGCTTTAGTGTTAAAATTTAAAAGAATAGGACAATTAAATCAACTATTGAGTTATGCTTTATTGTTTATCAGTGGAATATTTATTCCTTTCTCAAAATTGCCATTAATCATTCAAATCATTTCAAAGTCTTTTACACTTGGACAAGGAGTAGAATTAATACAAAGTTTAATAATTAATGATAAAACAAATGTTTTTTTAAGTCAAGACTATCTCCTTTTGTGGATAATAGCTATATTTTGGATTTTTTTTGGAATTATAACATTTTTAATAATAGAAAAATCAGCTAAAAAGAAAGGCTCTTTAGTTGGATATTAA
- a CDS encoding ABC transporter ATP-binding protein has protein sequence MLEVIKIEKNFKKLKVLKNISFNVEPGEIVGILGENGAGKTTILKIITGLIIQDEGYINIMNQPLNKKSKKNLGLLLEGDRNLFLNYTVKENIIYFGSLNGIIGKKLKENTEELLKKLNLKNIENKIVSDLSRGMKQKLSLATTLIGDPNIILMDEPFLGLDLESKDIMIKTIKNLLKEKKSIIITSHDMDIMEKLCQRVIILHKGEILIDETVNTLKQDLLNSKSYTIEYKFNNYNLIKNEIQKNKNIIIENFDKNNFSFSGYKDKNLFYDVINILKDLNVEIISSKQKLPDLKEIYLNITKGYEL, from the coding sequence ATGCTTGAAGTAATAAAAATAGAAAAAAATTTTAAAAAATTAAAAGTTTTAAAAAATATATCTTTCAATGTGGAGCCAGGTGAAATAGTTGGAATACTTGGAGAAAATGGAGCTGGAAAAACAACTATATTAAAAATAATAACTGGATTAATAATACAAGATGAGGGATATATCAATATAATGAATCAACCTTTAAATAAAAAAAGTAAAAAAAATTTAGGTCTTTTACTCGAGGGTGATAGAAATCTTTTTTTAAACTATACAGTAAAAGAAAATATAATATACTTTGGATCTTTAAATGGAATTATTGGCAAAAAATTGAAAGAAAATACAGAAGAATTGTTAAAAAAGCTAAATCTAAAAAATATTGAAAATAAAATAGTATCAGATTTATCTAGAGGAATGAAACAAAAACTATCTCTTGCAACAACCTTAATTGGAGATCCAAATATTATACTTATGGATGAGCCATTTCTTGGATTAGATTTGGAAAGCAAAGATATAATGATAAAAACTATAAAAAATTTATTAAAAGAAAAAAAATCTATAATCATAACGAGTCATGATATGGATATTATGGAAAAACTATGCCAAAGAGTTATCATACTCCACAAAGGAGAAATTCTAATAGATGAAACTGTAAATACATTAAAACAAGATTTACTAAATTCTAAAAGTTATACCATAGAATATAAATTTAATAATTATAATTTAATAAAAAATGAAATCCAAAAAAATAAAAACATAATAATAGAAAATTTTGATAAAAACAATTTCAGTTTTTCTGGGTATAAAGATAAAAATTTATTTTATGATGTAATAAATATTCTAAAAGATTTAAATGTAGAAATAATATCCTCCAAACAAAAACTTCCAGATCTAAAAGAAATATATTTAAATATTACTAAGGGGTATGAATTATGA
- a CDS encoding homocysteine S-methyltransferase family protein produces MFLEDKIYTLEGSNKIIQNSEILNIENPEKIIQAHKNSIKNGVDIIKTNTFQANKLKISKTKYTVEQIIKSAIENAKKANAKHIAINIGPIEKTKESFEDFEIIYNLYKEQILYAEKYGVDMIYIEQISSLIQAKAAIIASKENSNLPILCSMQLNENLKTSKGTDIITISNVLSSLKINAIGFNYLPKSDEIIKIIKEFLKYTNTPLIINPSIENNINLNKYEEIIKKGIKFIDSTHFISKNKTKELCQYIKDKKYKPNNAEEYTATSSNSKTVFLGQGLKLIGERINPAGKNKLQNSIKNKNYDEIIKLALKQKNEGADILDINVSVKSTNEKENMVNIIKSIQSTVDIPLQIDSMNSEVIENAVRIYNGKPIINSVNGKQSSMDKIFPIAKKYGALIIALTFDDDGIPKTIQKRVDIAEKIIKEAQKYQINKKNLIFDTLALTALSHPEQTQKTLKALKIIKEKFKVCTTLGISNISFGLPYRKVINSTFLAFALTNGVDVPILNTKDEKIIETINAYKVLYNQDKNSKEFIKKYSQKNNWS; encoded by the coding sequence ATGTTTTTAGAAGATAAAATATATACATTAGAAGGATCAAATAAAATTATTCAAAATTCAGAAATATTAAACATTGAAAATCCAGAAAAAATAATTCAAGCCCATAAAAATAGTATAAAAAATGGTGTAGATATAATAAAGACAAATACATTTCAAGCTAATAAATTAAAAATTTCAAAAACAAAATATACAGTAGAACAAATAATAAAATCAGCTATTGAAAATGCCAAAAAAGCTAATGCAAAACATATAGCCATTAATATAGGACCTATAGAAAAAACAAAAGAATCATTTGAAGATTTTGAAATAATATATAATTTATATAAAGAACAAATATTATATGCAGAAAAGTATGGCGTAGATATGATATATATAGAACAAATATCTTCTTTAATACAAGCTAAAGCAGCTATAATAGCCTCAAAAGAAAATTCAAACTTGCCAATATTATGTAGTATGCAATTAAACGAAAATTTAAAAACTTCTAAAGGAACAGATATAATAACAATATCAAATGTATTGAGTTCATTAAAAATAAATGCTATTGGATTCAATTATTTACCAAAATCTGATGAGATTATAAAAATAATAAAAGAATTTTTAAAATATACAAATACACCTTTAATAATAAATCCAAGTATTGAAAATAATATAAATTTGAATAAATATGAAGAAATAATAAAAAAAGGAATTAAATTTATTGATAGTACTCATTTTATATCAAAAAATAAAACAAAAGAATTATGTCAATATATAAAAGACAAAAAATATAAACCAAATAATGCAGAAGAATATACTGCTACATCCTCTAATTCAAAAACAGTATTTCTTGGACAAGGTTTAAAATTGATAGGAGAAAGAATAAATCCTGCGGGAAAGAATAAATTACAAAATAGTATAAAAAATAAAAATTATGATGAAATAATAAAACTTGCTTTAAAACAAAAAAATGAAGGTGCTGATATACTCGATATAAACGTATCTGTCAAATCAACAAATGAAAAAGAAAATATGGTAAACATAATAAAATCAATACAAAGCACAGTAGATATACCATTACAAATAGACTCTATGAACTCTGAAGTTATAGAAAATGCTGTAAGAATATACAATGGTAAACCAATAATAAACTCTGTGAATGGAAAACAAAGCTCTATGGATAAAATATTTCCAATAGCTAAAAAATATGGTGCATTAATAATTGCCTTAACTTTCGATGATGATGGAATACCAAAAACCATTCAAAAAAGAGTTGATATAGCTGAAAAAATAATAAAAGAAGCTCAAAAATATCAAATAAATAAAAAAAATTTAATATTCGATACTCTCGCATTAACAGCTTTATCCCATCCAGAACAAACACAAAAAACACTAAAAGCATTAAAAATAATAAAAGAAAAATTCAAAGTATGTACAACACTTGGAATAAGCAATATATCATTTGGACTTCCATATAGAAAAGTCATAAATTCAACATTTCTTGCTTTTGCATTGACAAATGGAGTAGATGTTCCCATATTAAATACAAAAGATGAAAAAATAATAGAAACGATAAACGCCTATAAAGTACTGTATAATCAAGATAAAAATTCAAAAGAATTTATAAAAAAATATTCACAAAAAAATAATTGGAGTTGA
- a CDS encoding methyl-accepting chemotaxis protein, whose amino-acid sequence MGINFKTLNKRILFLILVSVISSFAILGIVISINAKRELTPLIEGFVSEVVNAREDELENFVLARVDDLKLLANSDEFILEDKLGMIKEMNNLNKYRDNIYNDLFFVNKNGRGFTATNKDINLSNMNSYTTYMKSKKMNISNAYKSSFNSKNVFAIFQEVRNEDGEIAGTLGVEISLEKLKDFTQGIKLGNAGFPMIIDGTGKVMYHKEEKYIMSLNLMQSQEKGFSGLESIVSDVISKNSGLNLFEDENGNKYFAAYKKVDNTPNWVFAFYMPISQFNEGVRELYKGNTFITLIILGIIVGVSFIISNSVSKPIKKLSNIVDNLSEKNFKEINKTEIDEYLKRRDEIGSISKSVNKLVDTYTNLINELRDSAITLNDSSKSLKKSSDINLNMSKKSLEKSEHINDNIENSSSSIEEVSSSVEEVAASAQTVSLSAQDLSDYSKDVYESTKNGEISIKEIVKFIRDADNQSKDTSNIVNIVWEKSQNIGEIVEKIDSIADQTNLLALNAAIEAARAGEAGKGFSVVAEEIRKLAEESSKTTVEIEGILKDIKDGVKSADVATQKTVGIVENISEKADSVESQFALIREKIMQIDNMIENLTATSEEQSASTEEISSAVDTSSKSIYSIKEDMAELLKTIEESAESSDELEQNSSYLKEISEKLKNIVDTFKI is encoded by the coding sequence ATGGGTATAAACTTTAAAACACTCAATAAGAGAATCCTTTTTTTAATACTTGTTTCAGTAATTTCATCATTCGCTATTTTGGGGATCGTAATATCTATAAATGCTAAAAGAGAACTGACTCCATTGATAGAGGGATTTGTGAGTGAAGTTGTAAATGCAAGAGAAGATGAACTTGAGAACTTTGTATTGGCAAGAGTAGATGATTTAAAACTTCTTGCAAATTCAGATGAATTTATTTTAGAAGATAAACTTGGTATGATTAAAGAAATGAACAATTTAAATAAATACAGAGATAATATATACAATGATTTATTTTTTGTGAATAAAAATGGTAGGGGATTTACTGCAACGAATAAAGATATAAACTTAAGCAATATGAATTCATATACAACATATATGAAAAGCAAAAAAATGAATATAAGTAATGCTTATAAATCTTCATTCAACTCAAAAAATGTATTTGCAATTTTTCAAGAAGTAAGAAATGAAGATGGTGAAATTGCTGGTACATTGGGAGTAGAAATATCACTTGAAAAATTAAAAGATTTTACGCAAGGAATAAAATTAGGCAATGCAGGATTTCCTATGATTATAGATGGAACGGGAAAAGTTATGTATCATAAAGAAGAAAAATACATAATGAGCTTAAATTTAATGCAATCTCAAGAAAAAGGATTTTCTGGTTTGGAATCCATAGTGTCAGATGTAATAAGTAAAAATTCTGGACTTAATTTATTTGAAGATGAAAATGGGAATAAATACTTTGCTGCTTATAAAAAAGTAGATAATACTCCTAATTGGGTTTTTGCATTTTATATGCCAATAAGCCAGTTCAATGAAGGTGTCAGAGAATTATATAAAGGAAATACTTTTATAACCCTCATAATACTTGGTATTATAGTAGGAGTTTCATTCATAATAAGTAATTCGGTTTCAAAACCAATAAAAAAATTATCAAATATAGTTGATAATCTATCCGAAAAAAACTTCAAAGAAATAAATAAAACAGAAATAGATGAATATTTAAAGAGAAGAGATGAAATAGGATCTATATCAAAATCAGTAAATAAATTGGTTGATACTTACACAAATTTAATAAATGAATTAAGAGACTCTGCAATAACATTAAATGATTCATCTAAGAGCTTAAAAAAGAGTTCAGATATAAATCTAAACATGTCTAAAAAATCACTTGAAAAATCAGAACATATAAATGATAATATAGAAAATTCTTCATCTTCAATAGAAGAAGTCAGTTCAAGTGTTGAAGAAGTTGCGGCTTCAGCACAAACCGTGTCTTTATCGGCTCAAGATTTAAGCGATTATTCAAAAGATGTATATGAATCCACAAAAAATGGTGAAATAAGCATAAAAGAAATAGTTAAATTCATAAGAGATGCAGATAATCAATCAAAAGATACATCAAATATAGTAAATATAGTCTGGGAAAAATCACAAAATATAGGTGAAATAGTTGAAAAGATAGACAGTATAGCCGATCAAACCAACCTTTTGGCTTTGAATGCTGCAATAGAAGCAGCTCGTGCAGGTGAAGCTGGTAAAGGATTCTCAGTTGTTGCAGAAGAAATAAGAAAACTTGCAGAAGAAAGTAGTAAAACTACGGTTGAAATAGAAGGTATATTAAAAGATATAAAAGATGGAGTAAAATCGGCAGATGTTGCAACACAAAAAACTGTTGGAATAGTTGAAAATATATCAGAAAAAGCAGATTCAGTGGAATCACAATTTGCTCTAATAAGAGAGAAAATAATGCAAATAGATAATATGATAGAAAATCTCACAGCAACCAGTGAAGAACAAAGTGCAAGTACTGAAGAAATTTCAAGTGCGGTTGACACATCTTCAAAATCTATATACAGCATAAAAGAAGATATGGCAGAACTTCTAAAAACAATAGAAGAATCAGCTGAATCATCTGATGAACTCGAACAAAACAGCTCATATCTAAAAGAAATATCTGAAAAATTAAAAAACATAGTCGACACATTTAAAATATAA
- a CDS encoding GNAT family N-acetyltransferase: protein MLKENFIQQFEQVTLNAWPALNEYYMDGWLLRFSNGFTKRANSVNILYDSNDDLEYKLKKCEGIYEKMNLRPIFKLTDSTHYIKEFLESHDYTPIGKSDVQLLHISHDDISFEEKSDSELVYFEEFNEEWFEIFCNMKNLNLEQRSTAKKMFEKMLNESLYIILKRNENIIGIAMAVFESEFVGVFDLIINEDFRRLGHGEYIMNFILNYSSERGYRKSYLQVLSDNESAFKLYEKLGYKTVYNYYYMVKND, encoded by the coding sequence ATGTTAAAAGAAAACTTTATTCAACAGTTTGAGCAGGTAACACTTAATGCCTGGCCGGCATTGAATGAGTACTATATGGATGGATGGCTTCTTAGATTTTCCAATGGTTTTACAAAAAGAGCAAACTCAGTAAATATTTTATATGATAGCAACGATGACTTAGAGTATAAATTAAAAAAATGCGAAGGTATTTATGAAAAAATGAATCTAAGACCTATATTCAAATTGACAGACAGCACTCATTATATAAAAGAATTTCTTGAATCTCATGATTATACTCCTATTGGAAAGTCAGATGTACAGTTGCTTCATATAAGTCATGATGATATTTCTTTTGAAGAAAAAAGTGATTCTGAACTTGTTTATTTTGAAGAGTTTAATGAAGAATGGTTTGAAATCTTCTGCAATATGAAAAATTTAAATTTAGAGCAAAGATCTACTGCAAAGAAAATGTTTGAAAAAATGCTGAATGAATCATTATATATAATATTGAAAAGAAATGAAAATATCATTGGAATTGCAATGGCTGTATTTGAAAGCGAATTTGTTGGTGTTTTTGATTTAATTATAAATGAAGATTTTAGAAGATTGGGACATGGAGAATATATTATGAATTTCATTCTCAATTATTCTTCAGAAAGAGGTTATAGAAAGAGTTATCTGCAAGTTTTATCTGATAATGAATCGGCTTTTAAACTATATGAAAAACTTGGTTATAAAACTGTTTATAATTATTATTATATGGTAAAAAATGACTGA
- the menA gene encoding 1,4-dihydroxy-2-naphthoate polyprenyltransferase, translating into MTIESFFKVVEIQTKLASVFPFIIGTLYSYYMYGIVKPLNIIIMFISLICFDMATTAINNYMDYKKAIKKEGYGFEHHNGIVKYNLKKSEVITTILVLIIIAVCAGIYLTYLTGWITLFIGVISFITGILYSFGPIPISRMPLGEIFSGFFMGFIILFLSVYINIYDMSHISMMIENWNIVLNLNIIEIIKIFLISMPLFFSISNIMLANNISDLEEDIANKRYTLPYYLGKKNALNLWRNLYYISYADLLILMILGWMPWTTVIGLATIIPVTKHIGYFMKKQTKKDTFIYAVKNLGLISISYIISLILGIFFKSI; encoded by the coding sequence ATGACTATAGAATCATTTTTTAAGGTTGTAGAAATACAGACAAAACTTGCAAGTGTTTTTCCTTTTATAATAGGAACATTATATTCTTATTATATGTATGGAATTGTAAAACCATTGAATATAATTATTATGTTTATATCTTTGATATGTTTTGATATGGCAACTACAGCAATAAATAATTATATGGATTACAAAAAAGCAATAAAAAAAGAAGGATATGGATTTGAACATCATAATGGTATAGTGAAATATAATCTAAAAAAAAGTGAAGTAATTACAACTATACTTGTTTTAATTATAATAGCTGTTTGTGCTGGAATATACTTAACCTATCTCACGGGTTGGATAACTTTATTCATAGGTGTAATATCTTTTATAACGGGAATATTATATTCTTTTGGGCCTATTCCAATATCAAGAATGCCTTTAGGAGAGATTTTTTCTGGATTTTTTATGGGATTTATAATATTATTTTTATCTGTGTATATAAACATCTATGATATGAGTCATATAAGTATGATGATAGAAAACTGGAATATAGTTTTAAACTTAAATATTATAGAAATAATAAAAATTTTTTTAATATCTATGCCACTATTTTTTTCTATATCAAATATAATGCTTGCAAATAACATATCAGATCTAGAAGAAGATATAGCTAATAAAAGATATACACTTCCGTATTACTTAGGAAAGAAAAATGCTTTAAATTTATGGAGAAATCTTTATTATATATCCTATGCAGATCTTTTAATATTAATGATTTTAGGATGGATGCCTTGGACTACAGTCATAGGACTTGCAACCATAATACCTGTAACCAAACATATAGGATATTTTATGAAAAAACAAACTAAAAAAGATACATTTATATATGCAGTCAAAAACCTTGGATTAATAAGTATATCTTATATAATAAGTTTAATACTTGGAATATTTTTCAAATCAATATAA
- a CDS encoding polyprenyl synthetase family protein, whose protein sequence is MNTLVFNSKDIEIGDEMSKFWKDYPDIERELEYVKETMQKVSKSSEQYLNNSFDYLYSTGGKMLRPAFLIIGSLFGTKNVENAENIRQLAAAIEMLHSATLVHDDIIDESYLRRGKESIHSKYSKEYAVYMGDYLFSQCFLMLSEFDISHTLLKELAKGISMICKGEMIQNQYRYNLDISVRKYLKIISGKTAALFAASLSAGANETDLDSKQIKKIAKAGHHIGMAFQLTDDLLDYKSDEKTLGKEVQSDILRGYYTLPIILSLNSEYSSDIKKILLKDTLKKEDISLLIELTQKSGAIDKTEEMAERYTKKAIEDIQGLPDSKGKNILLEIIPKLLKRNY, encoded by the coding sequence GTGAACACGCTTGTTTTTAATTCAAAAGATATAGAAATTGGTGATGAGATGAGTAAATTTTGGAAGGATTACCCTGATATTGAAAGGGAATTAGAATATGTTAAAGAAACTATGCAAAAAGTCAGCAAAAGTAGTGAACAATATTTAAACAATTCTTTTGATTATCTGTATTCAACAGGTGGAAAAATGTTGAGACCAGCTTTTTTAATAATTGGAAGCTTGTTTGGAACTAAAAATGTTGAAAATGCAGAAAATATACGTCAACTTGCAGCGGCTATAGAAATGTTACATTCAGCGACATTAGTACATGATGATATAATAGATGAATCATATCTTAGACGTGGTAAGGAATCCATACACTCTAAATATTCTAAAGAATATGCAGTATATATGGGAGACTATCTTTTCAGTCAATGCTTTTTAATGCTTTCAGAATTTGATATATCTCACACTTTACTAAAAGAACTTGCTAAAGGGATTTCAATGATTTGTAAGGGTGAAATGATACAAAATCAATATAGATACAATTTGGATATATCTGTTAGAAAGTATTTAAAAATAATTAGTGGCAAAACTGCTGCTTTATTTGCGGCAAGTCTTTCAGCTGGGGCAAATGAAACAGATTTAGATTCAAAACAAATAAAAAAAATCGCAAAAGCTGGACATCATATTGGAATGGCTTTTCAACTTACAGATGATCTTTTAGATTATAAGAGTGATGAAAAAACTCTTGGAAAAGAAGTACAATCGGATATTTTGAGAGGATATTATACTTTACCCATAATACTTTCATTGAATTCAGAGTATTCATCGGATATAAAAAAAATATTATTAAAAGATACTTTAAAAAAAGAAGATATTTCGCTTTTAATTGAATTAACTCAAAAAAGTGGTGCTATAGACAAAACAGAAGAAATGGCTGAAAGATATACTAAAAAAGCTATAGAGGATATACAAGGACTTCCAGATTCGAAAGGGAAAAATATTCTTCTTGAAATAATTCCAAAACTATTAAAAAGAAACTATTAA